One Engystomops pustulosus chromosome 11, aEngPut4.maternal, whole genome shotgun sequence DNA window includes the following coding sequences:
- the LOC140105780 gene encoding C-type lectin domain family 2 member B-like isoform X1: MRRVQKPKAKKQSLHVVLVIVAVVLKVAEISALIVIVRKIPCNATTEDFIEDLNIPKKYLHAYYAMTDLCAATGKVCELCPLNWDSYNGKCYFFSEDRSNWTVGKINCELRKAQLISIENLNEQDYILKHVSLKNGHFWIGLARNGLHWYWETGEEYQGDIRSATSEEHQCATYGKGLSAENCFNPNKWICKKNMSRF; the protein is encoded by the exons CTAAAAAACAATCTCTTCATGTGGTTTTGGTGATTGTAGCTGTTGTTCTTAAAGTGGCGGAAATATCAGCACTAATAGTTATAG TAAGAAAAATTCCATGTAACGCCACTACAGAGGATTTCATTGAAGACTTAAATATCCCCAAAAAATACTTGCATGCATATTATGCCATGACCGACTTATGTGCCGCCACAG GAAAAGTATGTGAGCTCTGCCCATTGAATTGGGATTCATACAATGGCAAATGTTACTTCTTTTCAGAAGACAGAAGCAATTGGACTGTGGGTAAAATTAACTGTGAACTGCGAAAAGCACAACTTATCTCCATTGAAAATCTGAATGAACAG GATTACATTTTGAAACATGTTTCTTTGAAGAATGGGCATTTCTGGATTGGACTTGCCAGAAATGGTTTACATTGGTATTGGGAGACAGGGGAAGAGTATCAGGGAGACAT CAGGTCTGCCACATCTGAAGAGCACCAGTGTGCCACGTATGGAAAAGGCCTATCAGCAGAAAACTGCTTCAACCCTAACAAGTGGATATGTAAAAAGAATATGTCCCGGTTCTGA
- the LOC140105780 gene encoding C-type lectin domain family 2 member B-like isoform X2: MRRVQKPKAKKQSLHVVLVIVAVVLKVAEISALIVIVRKIPCNATTEDFIEDLNIPKKYLHAYYAMTDLCAATGKVCELCPLNWDSYNGKCYFFSEDRSNWTVGKINCELRKAQLISIENLNEQDYILKHVSLKNGHFWIGLARNGLHWYWETGEEYQGDMSATSEEHQCATYGKGLSAENCFNPNKWICKKNMSRF; encoded by the exons CTAAAAAACAATCTCTTCATGTGGTTTTGGTGATTGTAGCTGTTGTTCTTAAAGTGGCGGAAATATCAGCACTAATAGTTATAG TAAGAAAAATTCCATGTAACGCCACTACAGAGGATTTCATTGAAGACTTAAATATCCCCAAAAAATACTTGCATGCATATTATGCCATGACCGACTTATGTGCCGCCACAG GAAAAGTATGTGAGCTCTGCCCATTGAATTGGGATTCATACAATGGCAAATGTTACTTCTTTTCAGAAGACAGAAGCAATTGGACTGTGGGTAAAATTAACTGTGAACTGCGAAAAGCACAACTTATCTCCATTGAAAATCTGAATGAACAG GATTACATTTTGAAACATGTTTCTTTGAAGAATGGGCATTTCTGGATTGGACTTGCCAGAAATGGTTTACATTGGTATTGGGAGACAGGGGAAGAGTATCAGGGAGACAT GTCTGCCACATCTGAAGAGCACCAGTGTGCCACGTATGGAAAAGGCCTATCAGCAGAAAACTGCTTCAACCCTAACAAGTGGATATGTAAAAAGAATATGTCCCGGTTCTGA
- the LOC140105709 gene encoding uncharacterized protein → MKIETIVILLFVAVASASFDGPPDGDDSAGMCPMQYFKKHPEFHEKKKELMKKYGAPDLSKLKSCSSDENCGPDMKCCHTPCGKKCFKKIFENNAMETIEQTCKEIGMGPEDQPYVMTEEDKKYGMCPDNYMRAHPEIKEQFKKNWKQKHGEGKHGGQCSHKHSHGECKHGEQCPHKHSHGECKHGENCPHKHHKKHGHFRNFTAMPDCSVDGDCSNNMRCCNTMCGKKCMKPVFTPEDLKESLFGKAEEKTNRNKRDVDNEDKGGEDNKVSHANEEADKGQRKGAGHRKGQGKGAENGKGHGKGVEHGKGAENGKGHGKGLEHGKGAENGKGHGKGAEHGKGAENGKGHGKGAEHGKGAENGKGHGKGAEHGKGAENGKGHGKGAEHGKGAENGKGHGKGAEHGKGQGKGAEHGKGKGKGKGAEHGKGHGKGAEHGKGHGKGAENGKGHGKGLENGKGHKKAQDQNIQVQEGEEHSRQKRFADAIGDLMNQEKNDMHKGIQNEQGEEDGKGKGKGKEKGKGKGKGKGKGKEKGKGKEKGKGKEKGKGKGKGKNKGSGGEQPLVNEGM, encoded by the exons ATGAAGATTGAAACTATCGTCATCCTGCTGTTTGTAGCTGTTGCAAGTGCATCATTTGATG GACCACCTGACGGCGATGACAGCGCGGGTATGTGCCCGAtgcaatattttaaaaaacaccCTGAGTTTCACGAGAAGAAGAAAGAATTAATGAAGAAATACGGTGCACCCGATTTAAGTAAATTGAAAAGCTGTTCCAGTGATGAAAACTGCGGCCCAGATATGAAATGCTGCCACACACCTtgtggaaaaaaatgttttaaaaaaatctttg AGAACAACGCCATGGAAACAATTGAACAGACATGTAAAGAAATAGGCATGGGACCCGAAGACCAACCATATG TAATGACAGAAGAAGATAAAAAATATGGGATGTGCCCAGATAATTATATGAGAGCCCATCCAGAAATCAAAGAACAATTTAAGAAAAACTGGAAGCAAAAACATGGAGAGGGTAAACATGGTGGACAGTGTTCCCATAAACATTCACATGGAGAGTGTAAACATGGAGAACAATGTCCCCATAAACATTCACATGGAGAGTGTAAACATGGCGAAAATTGCCCTCATAAACACCACAAGAAACATGGACACTTCAGAAATTTCACTGCCATGCCTGACTGCTCGGTTGATGGGGATTGTAGCAATAACATGCGGTGCTGTAACACAATGTGTGGGAAGAAATGCATGAAGCCAGTATTCA cgccagAAGACTTAAAGGAGTCCCTTTTTGGTAAAGCGGaagaaaagacaaacaggaacAAGCGAGACGTAGACAATGAGGATAAGGGTGGTGAAGACAATAAAGTGAGCCATGCCAACGAAGAAGCTGACAAGGGCCAGAGGAAAGGAGCAGGACATCGAAAGGGTCAGGGGAAAGGTGCAGAGAACGGGAAGGGACATGGGAAAGGAGTAGAGCATGGGAAAGGAGCAGAGAACGGGAAAGGACATGGGAAAGGATTAGAGCATGGGAAAGGAGCAGAGAACGGGAAGGGACATGGGAAAGGAGCAGAGCATGGGAAAGGAGCAGAGAACGGGAAGGGACATGGGAAAGGAGCAGAGCATGGGAAAGGAGCAGAGAACGGGAAGGGACATGGGAAAGGAGCAGAGCATGGGAAAGGAGCAGAGAACGGGAAGGGACATGGGAAAGGAGCAGAGCATGGGAAAGGAGCAGAGAACGGGAAGGGACATGGGAAAGGAGCAGAGCATGGGAAGGGGCAAGGGAAAGGAGCAGAGCATGGGAAGGGGAAAGGGAAAGGGAAAGGAGCAGAGCATGGGAAAGGACACGGGAAAGGAGCAGAGCATGGGAAAGGACACGGGAAAGGAGCAGAGAATGGGAAAGGACACGGGAAAGGGTTAGAAAATGGCAAAGGTCACAAAAAAGCTCAAGATCAGAATATTCAAGTTCAAGAAGGAGAAGAACACTCCCGACAAAAGCGATTTGCGGATGCAATTGGAGACCTAATGAATCAAGAAAAAAATGATATGCATAAAGGAATTCAAAATGAACAAGGGGAAGAAGATGGAAAGGGCAAAGGTAAAGGAAAGGAAAAGGGAAAAGGAAAAGGAAAGGGAAAAGGGAAAGGAAAGGAAAAAGGGAAAGGAAAGGAAAAAGGGAAAGGAAAGGAAAAAGGGAAAGGAAAAGGAAAAGGGAAAAATAAAGGGAGTGGAGGAGAACAGCCACTAGTGAATGAGGGAATGTAA